One Rhododendron vialii isolate Sample 1 chromosome 2a, ASM3025357v1 genomic region harbors:
- the LOC131317522 gene encoding S-locus-specific glycoprotein S13-like: protein MATNNGAITNWYSCFLFLIFFFVFLFGLSHALDSISLNAILRDNETLVSTGGVFELGFFSDPFTGNRYMGIWFKDDPRKRPVWVANRDNPLINSTCFLQIRYDGNLILIDRRLVPVIVNSGALSTSPNTTATLLDTGNFVLQVGAKMVWQSFDYPTDTYLPGMKIGWFGLTSDLPTIQVLSSWASPSNPSHGDFTLGVDYMVANLSVYRGDSAHVNIGYCDGTRIRLLFANSSNSFNFSYFSNPNESYFTFTTIENYSMSWLVMASTGLIDEYTLSDSGISMMSHSLCEELGNYTVNGSFCLPSTPSTCNATFSAISGSLSTSSIANGSIVMGFSNCESICSSNCSCVAYTAPATDQSGCQMYFGNEDDLSNIIQKRGGLVYVRGDILPRKHSSKY, encoded by the coding sequence ATGGCTACCAACAATGGAGCCATAACAAATTGgtattcttgttttcttttcctcattttcttctttgtaTTCCTATTTGGTTTGTCTCATGCATTAGACTCCATTAGTCTCAACGCAATACTGAGAGACAATGAAACCCTTGTTTCTACCGGTGGGGTTTTTGAGTTAGGCTTCTTCAGTGACCCTTTTACCGGCAATCGCTACATGGGAATATGGTTCAAGGACGACCCCCGGAAAAGGCCGGTTTGGGTCGCGAACCGAGACAATCCCCTGATAAACTCCActtgttttcttcaaattagGTACGACGGGAATCTAATTCTCATAGACAGGCGTCTAGTACCGGTGATTGTCAACTCGGGCGCGCTTTCAACGTCCCCAAACACAACTGCAACGCTTCTTGATACGGGCAACTTTGTTCTCCAAGTAGGCGCGAAGATGGTTTGGCagagttttgattatccaacgGATACTTACCTTCCTGGCATGAAAATTGGGTGGTTTGGGTTAACAAGCGATCTACCAACGATACAAGTTCTTTCATCATGGGCAAGTCCAAGCAACCCAAGCCATGGAGATTTCACGTTAGGGGTTGATTACATGGTTGCGAATTTGAGTGTCTATCGCGGGGATAGCGCTCATGTGAATATTGGCTATTGCGATGGAACAAGAATTCGTTTACTTTTCGCGAATTCTTCCAATAGCTttaattttagttatttttctaaCCCGAATGAGTCTTATTTCACTTTCACTACTATTGAGAATTATTCTATGTCATGGCTTGTTATGGCCTCAACCGGGCTCATAGACGAATATACCCTCTCTGATAGCGGTATTTCAATGATGAGTCATTCGTTATGTGAAGAATTAGGTAATTATACAGTCAATGGCAGTTTTTGCTTGCCTTCAACTCCATCCACATGCAATGCCACATTTTCAGCGATCAGTGGTTCACTGTCAACTTCATCAATCGCTAATGGTTCGATTGTCATGGGATTTAGCAATTGCGAATCCATTTGCTCGAGCAATTGTTCTTGTGTTGCTTATACTGCTCCTGCGACTGATCAATCCGGATGTCAAATGTATTTTGGGAACGAAGATGATCTATCCAACATCATACAAAAACGAGGAGGTCTAGTGTATGTCCGAGGCGATATTCTTCCAAGAAAACATAGTAGTAAGTATTAA
- the LOC131316595 gene encoding G-type lectin S-receptor-like serine/threonine-protein kinase SRK, protein MGTNATSMNNETAAARLELNGERDQDLPMLSFSTIETATDYFAIRNILGEGGFGTVYKGRLRQGQEIAVKRLSTRSRQGIMEFKNEISLISKLQHKNVVSLLGCCIHGEENILVYEYMSNNSLDSFIFDSTKRKLLDWTKCTKIIEGIAQGLLYLHKYSRLRIIHCDLKPSNILLDSDMTPKISDFGMARIFEENESRPMTKRIVGTYGYMSPEYAREGLYSEKLDVFSFGIIVLEILSGKRNIAFCETLHTSDLVGYAWNSWKEGKHTEFMDSTLTISCSSIEALRYLQIGLLCVQERPSDRLSMPEVVSMLSNEATALPYPKEAALLGYVSSSTEGESSKNNQGPWVTSVESVVSVISPR, encoded by the exons ATGGGTACTAATGCAACATCTATGAACAATGAAACTGCTGCTGCTAGACTTGAattgaatggagagagagaccAGGATTTGCCCATGCTCAGTTTTTCTACCATAGAAACTGCTACCGATTACTTTGCAATCAGAAATATACTTGGAGAAGGTGGCTTTGGAACGGTTTACAAG GGTAGGCTGCGGCAAGGTCAAGAAATCGCGGTGAAAAGGCTTTCCACAAGATCTCGGCAGGGGATAATGGAGTTCAAGAATGAAATTAGCTTGATTTCTAAGCTCCAACATAAGAATGTTGTCAGTTTACTCGGGTGTTGCATTCATGGCGAGGAAAATATACTAGTTTACGAGTACATGTCGAACAATAGTTTGGACTCCTTCATTTTCG ATTCTACCAAACGGAAGTTATTAGATTGGACAAAATGTACAAAAATTATCGAAGGAATTGCTCAAGGGCTTCTTTACCTCCACAAGTACTCTAGGTTAAGGATAATACATTGCGACTTAAAACCAAGTAATATCTTGTTGGACAGCGATATGACTCCCAAGATATCTGATTTTGGCATGGCGAGAATTTTTGAGGAGAACGAAAGTCGACCTATGACAAAAAGGATTGTTGGAACATA TGGCTACATGTCTCCTGAATATGCCCGGGAGGGCCTTTACTCTGAGAAATTAGATGTGTTCAGCTTCGGAATCATTGTGCTAGAGATATTAAGTGGCAAGAGGAACATTGCCTTCTGTGAGACTCTTCATACTTCAGATCTAGTTGGCTAT GCATGGAACTCGTGGAAAGAAGGGAAGCACACGGAGTTCATGGACTCGACATTAACGATTTCTTGCTCATCAATCGAAGCTCTACGGTACTTACAAATAGGTCTCTTATGCGTGCAAGAGAGACCATCGGATCGACTGTCAATGCCGGAGGTCGTCTCGATGCTTAGCAACGAGGCGACGGCTCTGCCTTATCCCAAAGAGGCTGCTCTTTTGGGCTATGTCAGCAGCAGTACTGAGGGCGAGTCATCAAAAAACAACCAAGGACCATGGGTTACGTCTGTTGAATCAGTTGTGTCAGTGATATCTCCTAGATAG
- the LOC131316073 gene encoding G-type lectin S-receptor-like serine/threonine-protein kinase At1g67520 produces the protein MFGLSHEQDYSISSGGTLRNNETLVSAGGVFELGFFGVPSTGNRYLGIWFVDDPQKRPVWVANRDNPLTDSTCFLQVRDDGNLILEDRRLTPMIVNSGALSAYPNTTATLLDTGNFVLQAGTNLVWQSFDYPSDTYLPGMKIGWFGLTSDVPTPYFLSAWESSTDPGHGDFTLGVDYKVANLTVYRGDSTHVDIGYWDGKRIHLLFANYSNSFNFSYFSNPNEAYFTFTTIGNYSMSWLVMASTGLIDEYTLSNRGISMMSHSLCEASGNYTVNASFCSTPSPSSCNGTFSAINGSFQNSSIVNGSIEMSFSDCESICASNCSCLAYITPTNQIGCQIYAGSKDHLYNIIQQGGGLVYVRDNIPTKKSKYELMIYIIYIMGNRS, from the coding sequence atgtTTGGTTTGTCCCATGAACAAGACTATTCCATTAGCTCTGGAGGAACACTGAGAaacaatgaaacccttgtctcTGCTGGTGGAGTTTTCGAGTTGGGCTTCTTCGGCGTCCCTTCTACCGGCAATCGCTACCTGGGAATATGGTTCGTGGATGACCCCCAGAAAAGGCCCGTGTGGGTTGCCAACCGCGATAATCCCCTGACCGATTCCACTTGTTTTCTTCAAGTAAGGGACGACGGAAATCTGATCCTGGAAGACAGGCGTCTAACACCGATGATTGTCAACTCTGGCGCGCTCTCAGCGTACCCAAACACAACCGCAACGCTTCTTGATACCGGAAACTTTGTCCTCCAGGCGGGCACGAATTTGGTCTGGCagagttttgattatccatcgGATACTTATCTTCCTGGAATGAAAATTGGTTGGTTCGGATTAACGAGCGATGTGCCAACGCCATATTTTCTCTCGGCATGGGAGAGTTCAACTGACCCTGGCCACGGAGATTTCACGTTAGGAGTCGATTACAAGGTCGCGAATTTGACTGTCTATCGCGGTGATAGCACTCACGTGGATATTGGCTATTGGGATGGAAAAAGAATTCATTTACTTTTCGCGAATTATTCCAATAGCTttaattttagttatttttctaaCCCGAATGAGGCTTATTTCACTTTCACTACCATCGGGAATTATTCTATGTCATGGCTTGTTATGGCCTCAACCGGGCTCATTGACGAATATACCCTCTCTAATCGAGGTATTTCAATGATGAGTCATTCGTTATGTGAAGCTTCAGGTAATTATACAGTCAATGCCAGTTTTTGCTCGACTCCATCTCCGTCCTCCTGCAATGGCACGTTTTCAGCGATCAACGGTTCGTTCCAAAATTCGTCAATCGTTAACGGTTCGATTGAGATGAGTTTTAGTGACTGCGAATCCATTTGCGCGAGCAATTGTTCGTGTCTTGCGTATATTACTCCGACAAATCAAATCGGATGTCAAATTTATGCTGGGAGTAAGGATCATCTATACAACATCATACAACAAGGAGGAGGTCTAGTCTATGTCCGCGATAACATTCCAACAAAAAAGAGTAAGTACGAACTCATGATTTATATCATTTACATAATGGGAAATAGATCATAA
- the LOC131316071 gene encoding G-type lectin S-receptor-like serine/threonine-protein kinase SRK produces the protein MLWLILGVSLATVTLIVVSLWCYIHRNRKNRNSTVNQAKSQVDLNQVTVLDFGTGAASSMNNETAAAKLELSGEKDQELPMFSFSTIETATDYFAISNILGEGGFGHVYKGTLPQGQEIAVKRLSTRSGQGIVEFKNEISLISKLQHRNLVRLLGCCIHGGENILVYEYMPNKSLDSFIFDSTKRKLLDWAGRTKIIGGIAQGLLYLHKYSRLRIIHRDLKTSNILLDSEMTPKISDFGMARIFEENEKRAVTKKIVGTYGYMSPEYAMDGLFSEKSDVFSFGIIVLEIITGKRNVAFFDTDHSSNLLGYAWNLWKEGENTELMDSTLANSCSSSEVLRYIQLGLLCVQERAEDRPSMFDVVSMLSNETMALPYPKEPGLLSYVSRSSTTEGDSLKIQQGQGSQNVQSVISVISPR, from the exons ATGCTGTGGTTGATTCTTGGGGTTTCGTTGGCCACCGTTACTCTAATTGTAGTCTCCCTGTGGTGCTACATACATCGCAATCGCAAAAATCGAAATTCcacag TGAATCAAGCAAAGAGCCAAGTTGATTTAAACCAGGTCACCGTGCTAGATTTTGGCACCGGTGCAGCATCATCTATGAACAATGAAACTGCTGCAGCTAAACTTGAATTGAGTGGAGAGAAAGACCAGGAATTGCCAATGTTCAGTTTTTCTACCATAGAAACAGCTACCGATTATTTTGCAATATCGAATATTCTTGGAGAAGGAGGTTTCGGACATGTTTACAAG GGTACATTGCCGCAAGGTCAAGAAATCGCGGTGAAAAGACTTTCCACGAGATCTGGACAAGGAATAGTGGAgttcaaaaatgaaataagCTTGATATCTAAGCTCCAGCATAGGAACCTCGTGAGGCTACTAGGGTGTTGCATTCATGGTGGAGAAAATATACTGGTTTACGAGTACATGCCTAACAAGAGTTTGGACTCCTTCATTTTTG ATTCAACCAAACGGAAGTTATTAGATTGGGCAGGCCGTACAAAGATTATCGGAGGAATCGCTCAGGGGCTTCTTTACCTTCACAAGTACTCTAGGTTAAGGATAATTCATCGTGACTTGAAAACAAGTAATATCTTGTTGGACAGCGAAATGACTCCCAAGATATCTGATTTTGGCATGGCAAGAATTTTCGAGGAGAATGAAAAGCGAGCTGTAACGAAAAAGATTGTCGGAACATA TGGCTACATGTCTCCTGAATATGCCATGGACGGCCTTTTCTCAGAAAAATCTGATGTGTTCAGCTTCGGAATCATTGTGCTCGAGATAATAACCGGCAAGAGGAACGTTGCCTTCTTTGATACTGACCATTCTTCAAACCTACTTGGCTAT GcatggaacttgtggaaagaaGGGGAAAACACAGAGTTAATGGACTCGACATTGGCGAATTCTTGTTCTTCAAGCGAAGTTCTCCGGTACATACAATTAGGTCTCTTGTGTGTGCAAGAGAGAGCGGAAGATCGACCGTCAATGTTCGACGTCGTATCGATGCTTAGTAATGAGACCATGGCTCTGCCTTATCCCAAAGAGCCTGGCCTTCTGAGCTATGTTAGCAGAAGCAGCACTACTGAGGGTGATTCATTGAAAATCCAGCAAGGGCAAGGTTCGCAAAATGTTCAATCAGTTATTTCAGTGATATCTCCTAGATAG